In a genomic window of Blattabacterium cuenoti:
- a CDS encoding DUF4295 family protein — protein sequence MSKKEVDKQKKKISKKKMILAVKIVKSKKSGSYTFENKMVSSSEEMKIFFKK from the coding sequence ATGTCTAAAAAGGAAGTTGATAAACAAAAAAAAAAGATTTCAAAAAAAAAAATGATTTTGGCTGTTAAAATAGTTAAATCTAAAAAATCTGGAAGTTATACCTTTGAAAATAAAATGGTTTCTTCATCAGAAGAAATGAAGATTTTCTTTAAAAAATGA
- the rpmG gene encoding 50S ribosomal protein L33 produces MGKKGNRIQVILECVEQRKIGISGCSRYVTTKNKKNTPNRIELKKYNPILRKYTIHKEIK; encoded by the coding sequence ATGGGAAAAAAAGGAAATAGGATACAAGTTATATTAGAATGTGTTGAACAAAGAAAAATTGGAATTTCTGGTTGTTCTAGATATGTCACGACAAAAAATAAAAAAAATACTCCAAATAGAATTGAACTTAAGAAATATAATCCAATATTAAGGAAATATACAATTCATAAAGAAATCAAATAA
- the rpmB gene encoding 50S ribosomal protein L28 encodes MSKICELTGKKAMIGNKVSHANNKKKRRFNINLCKKRFFLIKEKKWITLKVCTSIVKLINKIGIEKVLKRFKYKY; translated from the coding sequence ATTTGTGAATTGACAGGAAAAAAAGCAATGATAGGGAACAAAGTTTCTCATGCAAATAATAAAAAAAAACGTCGTTTTAACATTAATTTGTGTAAAAAACGTTTTTTTTTAATAAAAGAAAAAAAGTGGATTACTTTAAAGGTTTGCACTTCTATTGTAAAACTTATCAATAAAATTGGTATAGAAAAAGTTTTAAAACGTTTTAAATATAAATATTAA